One Vitis vinifera cultivar Pinot Noir 40024 chromosome 8, ASM3070453v1 genomic window carries:
- the LOC104880052 gene encoding uncharacterized protein LOC104880052 → MTERTSSALSNTSVDPSPPAPPLLTRSGELFKPVSELIGGRPLTGIVETIFRSGWAEEIGVTVKKVLMVNNSIDVLNRFEEYREMVKSKAKENSVGLGLERLVADGNELLLFHGVVITCALGSDKGALGICSKKRCGVCRVIGSNFFVREDTARTTTSLCGNSWRAHEKVATECIANGVSPATRKGIILCKVIAGRVVRAPKFGLMDGEKGGFDSVVSSTGDQPDGSQDLMVLNPRAILPCFVIIYNVCKGTMFQ, encoded by the exons ATGACTGAAAG GACTTCATCGGCCCTTTCCAACACAAGTGTCGATCCATCTCCTCCGGCACCGCCACTTCTAACAAGAAGCGGCGAGCTTTTCAAACCGGTGTCGGAGCTTATCGGGGGACGACCGTTAACTGGTATTGTGGAAACCATTTTTCGATCAGGGTGGGCGGAGGAGATAGGCGTAACAGTCAAGAAGGTCCTGATGGTGAATAATAGTATAGATGTTCTCAACAGGTTTGAGGAGTATAGGGAAATGGTGAAATCCAAGGCCAAAGAAAACAGTGTCGGTTTAGGATTGGAAAGATTGGTGGCTGATGGGAATGAGCTTTTACTGTTTCATGGCGTGGTCATTACTTGTGCATTAGGGTCTGATAAGGGGGCTTTGGGCATTTGCAGCAAGAAACGTTGTGGGGTTTGTAGAGTTATTGGTTCAAACTTTTTCGTTAGAGAAGATACAGCAAGAACAACAACATCATTGTGTGGGAATAGTTGGAGAGCTCATGAGAAAGTGGCTACTGAATGTATTGCCAATGGCGTGTCTCCAGCTACAAGGAAGGGCATCATATTGTGTAAAGTAATAGCCGGCCGAGTTGTTCGTGCTCCCAAGTTTGGGCTCATGGATGGAGAAAAGGGAGGATTTGATTCTGTGGTGAGTTCAACTGGGGATCAACCGGACGGTTCACAAGATCTCATGGTTTTAAATCCAAGGGCTATCCTTCCGTGCTTTGTGATAATCTACAATGTGTGCAAAGGTACCATGTTTCAATAA
- the LOC100248201 gene encoding uncharacterized protein LOC100248201, with protein MSEVNGSRSWREELSLVDDTGYRYNTGSFETRRSEFTVAGDSPEGETESLRDQVQGFLKAWGEIVVELGRGCRDIVQQSLVTEDSFIVKKLGGPCSKVGKRLSFLNDYFLPEDRDPVHSWTVILLVFLIAFAVLSVNTKHDSSIPRIKKVCIHPPSASRVLLPDGRHMAYHELGVPADRARFSLIAPHSFLSSRLAGIPGIKAPLLEEFGVRLVAYDLPGFGESDPHPIRNLNSSALDMLYLANTVGVNDKFWVLGYSSGAMHAWAALRYIPDRIAGAAMFAPMVNLDERRMTKEERQKTWEKWVTRRKLMYFLARRFPRLLTYFYRQSFLSGKHGPIDKWLAVSLGEKDKALVEEPHFEEFWHRDVEESIRQGNVKPFIEEAVLQVSNWGFSLADLQVQKKCPRKGILPWLKYMYSQAECELTGFLRPIHIWQGMDDEVVPPPMTDYVSRILAGATVHKLPNEGHFSYFVFCDECHRQILTTLFGSPQGPLNSTLDATDSATATG; from the exons ATGTCGGAGGTCAATGGATCGAGGTCATGGAGGGAGGAGCTCAGCCTTGTGGACGACACCGGGTATCGATACAACACCGGTTCGTTCGAGACCAGGAGATCGGAGTTCACCGTCGCCGGAGACTCGCCGGAAGGTGAAACGGAGAGTTTGAGGGACCAGGTGCAGGGGTTCTTGAAGGCGTGGGGTGAAATAGTGGTGGAGTTGGGGAGAGGCTGCAGAGACATAGTGCAGCAGAGCCTTGTGACCGAGGATTCATTCATTGTTAAGAAGCTAGGCGGGCCGTGTTCAAAGGTTGGCAAGAGATTGAGTTTTTTGAACGATTATTTTTTGCCGGAGGATCGCGATCCTGTTCACTCCTGGACGGTCATACTATTAGTTTTCCTAATAGCCTTTGCAG TATTGAGTGTAAATACCAAACATGATAGTTCTATCCCACGAATAAAGAAAGTATGCATACATCCTCCTAGTGCTAGCCGTGTGCTACTTCCTGATGGTCGACACATGGCTTATCATGAGCTTGGTGTTCCAGCTGACAGAGCTAGGTTTTCCCTGATAGCACCacattcttttctttcctcaaGACTTGCAG gTATACCTGGAATTAAAGCACCGCTGTTGGAAGAGTTTGGTGTTCGCTTGGTAGCATATGATCTTCCTGGTTTTGGGGAGAGTGATCCTCATCCCATCAGGAACCTTAACTCATCAGCATTGGATATGCTGTACTTAGCTAACACTGTTGGTGTTAACGACAAGTTCTGGGTGTTGGGTTACTCTAGTGGAGCCATGCATGCTTGGGCTGCACTTAGATACATTCCTGACAGAATCGCAG GTGCAGCGATGTTTGCACCAATGGTTAATCTTGATGAACGAAGAATGACCAAGGAAGAGAGGCAAAAAACTTGGGAGAAGTGGGTGACAAGAAGGAAACTGATGTACTTTTTAGCTCGAAGGTTTCCTAGACTTCTCACTTATTTCTATCGCCAAAGCTTCCTATCTGGAAAGCATGGTCCAATTGACAAGTGGTTGGCTGTGTCTCTGGGAGAGAAG GATAAAGCTCTGGTTGAAGAACCACATTTTGAAGAGTTTTGGCACAGGGATGTGGAGGAGTCAATTCGTCAGGGAAATGTAAAACCATTTATAGAGGAAGCTGTGCTACAAGTGTCAAATTGGGGTTTTAGCTTGGCAGATCTTCAGGTTCAGAAGAAATGCCCACGGAAAGGTATTCTTCCTTGGCTCAAGTACATGTACAGTCAGGCTGAATGTGAATTGACAGGATTTCTAAGACCAATACACATATGGCAG GGAATGGATGATGAAGTAGTGCCACCACCAATGACTGACTACGTGAGCCGGATTCTAGCTGGGGCCACTGTTCATAAGCTCCCAAATGAGGGCCACTTTTCTTATTTCGTTTTCTGTGACGAATGCCATAGACAGATACTCACTACTCTTTTTGGTAGCCCACAAGGTCCGCTAAACAGCACGTTAGACGCCACCGATTCTGCCACAGCCACAGGATGA
- the LOC100265405 gene encoding interactor of constitutive active ROPs 2, chloroplastic isoform X2: protein MQTPKRRTGSLEVPPRTSPATPRTARKLKTPGSDGDSVSSPHPASRTPKDRSPKIVKSTRSPVSEKRPSKLSELESQVAQLQEDLKKTKDQLNSSESWKRRAHQEAEEAKKQLLAVSAKLEESQQQLLELSASEEDRVQELRKISQDRDRAWQSELEAVQKQHSMDSAALVSAMNEIQKLKIQLEMVADSEASQTKHAESAHVEIQRLRIELADTLSLVEEMKTQLNDRKESEARALKVVTQTQMQLETAKAAAETIRSDGVKAMEAYNSITLELDQSNAQVNSLEGLVSKLQEDLVNSSSTSAANPSDDAKLARENGENEDTNQLKQELNLVRFEVGQLRSALDAAEIRYQEEYIQSTLQIRSAYEQAERTRSESRQREAELEAELRKAKVIVEDLKVNLMDKETKLQNISEENKVLNVKIEQNQSNEREPELQMELKKSEATLADLKTSLLDKETELQSITEENEMLKLEIKKKETENDKVNDEAVAKIEAAKAAEKEALTKLGYLTEEADKNSRRAERVTEQLDATQAANSELEAELRRLKVQSDQWRKAAEAAAAMLSTGNNGKIVERTGSLDNNYHTIGARIGSPCSEDMDDDSPKKKNGNMLKKIGVLWKKGQK, encoded by the exons ATGCAGACACCAAAAAGAAg AACTGGCTCTTTGGAAGTGCCTCCAAGGACATCACCAGCAACGCCTCGAACTGCTCGGAAACTAAAGACACCAGGATCAGATGGCGATTCAGTTTCCTCTCCCCATCCAGCAAGCAGGACACCAAAAGACAGAAGTCCTAAAATTGTCAAATCAACGCGAAGCCCAGTATCTGAG AAGCGGCCAAGCAAACTTTCTGAATTGGAATCTCAGGTTGCTCAACTCCAAGAGGATCTGAAGAAGACAAAGGACCAGCTAAACTCATCCGAGTCATGGAAGAGAAGAGCCCATCAGGAGGCTGAAGAGGCAAAAAAGCAGCTATTAGCTGTATCAGCAAAGCTTGAGGAGTCCCAGCAGCAGCTGCTGGAGCTCTCTGCTTCTGAGGAAGATCGGGTACAAGAGCTCCGCAAAATATCCCAGGACCGGGACCGTGCATGGCAGTCTGAACTTGAGGCTGTCCAGAAGCAGCACTCAATGGATTCTGCTGCCCTGGTTTCTGCCATGAATGAGATCCAGAAGCTCAAAATCCAGCTGGAAATGGTGGCTGACTCCGAGGCTTCTCAAACCAAACATGCAGAGTCGGCACATGTTGAAATTCAGAGGTTAAGAATTGAACTTGCAGATACTCTCTCTCTGGTAGAGGAAATGAAAACCCAGCTCAATGATCGCAAAGAATCTGAAGCTCGGGCGCTCAAAGTTGTTACTCAAACTCAAATGCAATTGGAAACAGCCAAGGCAGCTGCAGAAACAATTCGGTCAGATGGTGTTAAGGCCATGGAGGCTTATAACTCCATAACATTGGAGCTGGATCAATCAAATGCTCAAGTAAATTCTTTGGAGGGACTTGTGAGCAAACTCCAGGAAGATCTAGTTAATAGTAGCAGCACAAGTGCAGCGAATCCATCAGATGATGCTAAACTTGCAcgggaaaatggagaaaatgagGACACAAACCAGCTTAAACAAGAGCTTAATTTGGTGAGATTTGAAGTGGGTCAATTGAGATCTGCATTGGATGCTGCGGAGATCAGGTACCAGGAAGAATACATCCAGAGCACATTGCAGATACGAAGTGCCTATGAACAAGCAGAACGTACAAGATCAGAATCACGCCAAAGAGAGGCTGAATTGGAGGCAGAGTTGAGGAAAGCAAAAGTGATTGTTGAAGATTTGAAGGTGAACCTGATGGATAAGGAGACCAAATTGCAGAACATTTCAGAGGAGAACAAAGTGCTGAATGTGAAGATTGAGCAGAATCAGTCTAATGAAAGGGAACCTGAACTGCAAATGGAACTGAAGAAGTCAGAGGCTACTTTGGCAGATTTGAAGACAAGTTTGCTGGACAAGGAGACAGAGCTGCAGAGCATAACAGAAGAGAATGAAATGCTGAAATTGGAaatcaagaaaaaggaaacagaGAACGATAAAGTGAATGATGAAGCTGTTGCAAAAATAGAAGCTGCAAAGGCTGCAGAGAAAGAGGCATTGACTAAGCTTGGTTATTTAACAGAGGAAGCAGATAAAAACAGTAGAAGAGCAGAAAGAGTGACTGAGCAGCTGGATGCAACACAGGCTGCAAATTCAGAACTGGAGGCTGAATTAAGGAGATTGAAGGTGCAGTCAGATCAGTGGAGAAAGGCAGCTGAGGCAGCTGCTGCCATGCTCTCAACAGGAAATAACGGCAAAATTGTAGAAAGAACAGGATCTCTGGACAACAACTACCACACAATTGGTGCAAGGATAGGTTCACCCTGCTCAGAGGACATGGATGATGATTCACCcaagaagaaaaatgggaacATGCTGAAGAAGATTGGGGTCTTGTGGAAGAAAGGCCAGAAGTAG
- the LOC100265405 gene encoding interactor of constitutive active ROPs 2, chloroplastic isoform X1 yields MQTPKRRTGSLEVPPRTSPATPRTARKLKTPGSDGDSVSSPHPASRTPKDRSPKIVKSTRSPVSEKKRPSKLSELESQVAQLQEDLKKTKDQLNSSESWKRRAHQEAEEAKKQLLAVSAKLEESQQQLLELSASEEDRVQELRKISQDRDRAWQSELEAVQKQHSMDSAALVSAMNEIQKLKIQLEMVADSEASQTKHAESAHVEIQRLRIELADTLSLVEEMKTQLNDRKESEARALKVVTQTQMQLETAKAAAETIRSDGVKAMEAYNSITLELDQSNAQVNSLEGLVSKLQEDLVNSSSTSAANPSDDAKLARENGENEDTNQLKQELNLVRFEVGQLRSALDAAEIRYQEEYIQSTLQIRSAYEQAERTRSESRQREAELEAELRKAKVIVEDLKVNLMDKETKLQNISEENKVLNVKIEQNQSNEREPELQMELKKSEATLADLKTSLLDKETELQSITEENEMLKLEIKKKETENDKVNDEAVAKIEAAKAAEKEALTKLGYLTEEADKNSRRAERVTEQLDATQAANSELEAELRRLKVQSDQWRKAAEAAAAMLSTGNNGKIVERTGSLDNNYHTIGARIGSPCSEDMDDDSPKKKNGNMLKKIGVLWKKGQK; encoded by the exons ATGCAGACACCAAAAAGAAg AACTGGCTCTTTGGAAGTGCCTCCAAGGACATCACCAGCAACGCCTCGAACTGCTCGGAAACTAAAGACACCAGGATCAGATGGCGATTCAGTTTCCTCTCCCCATCCAGCAAGCAGGACACCAAAAGACAGAAGTCCTAAAATTGTCAAATCAACGCGAAGCCCAGTATCTGAG AAGAAGCGGCCAAGCAAACTTTCTGAATTGGAATCTCAGGTTGCTCAACTCCAAGAGGATCTGAAGAAGACAAAGGACCAGCTAAACTCATCCGAGTCATGGAAGAGAAGAGCCCATCAGGAGGCTGAAGAGGCAAAAAAGCAGCTATTAGCTGTATCAGCAAAGCTTGAGGAGTCCCAGCAGCAGCTGCTGGAGCTCTCTGCTTCTGAGGAAGATCGGGTACAAGAGCTCCGCAAAATATCCCAGGACCGGGACCGTGCATGGCAGTCTGAACTTGAGGCTGTCCAGAAGCAGCACTCAATGGATTCTGCTGCCCTGGTTTCTGCCATGAATGAGATCCAGAAGCTCAAAATCCAGCTGGAAATGGTGGCTGACTCCGAGGCTTCTCAAACCAAACATGCAGAGTCGGCACATGTTGAAATTCAGAGGTTAAGAATTGAACTTGCAGATACTCTCTCTCTGGTAGAGGAAATGAAAACCCAGCTCAATGATCGCAAAGAATCTGAAGCTCGGGCGCTCAAAGTTGTTACTCAAACTCAAATGCAATTGGAAACAGCCAAGGCAGCTGCAGAAACAATTCGGTCAGATGGTGTTAAGGCCATGGAGGCTTATAACTCCATAACATTGGAGCTGGATCAATCAAATGCTCAAGTAAATTCTTTGGAGGGACTTGTGAGCAAACTCCAGGAAGATCTAGTTAATAGTAGCAGCACAAGTGCAGCGAATCCATCAGATGATGCTAAACTTGCAcgggaaaatggagaaaatgagGACACAAACCAGCTTAAACAAGAGCTTAATTTGGTGAGATTTGAAGTGGGTCAATTGAGATCTGCATTGGATGCTGCGGAGATCAGGTACCAGGAAGAATACATCCAGAGCACATTGCAGATACGAAGTGCCTATGAACAAGCAGAACGTACAAGATCAGAATCACGCCAAAGAGAGGCTGAATTGGAGGCAGAGTTGAGGAAAGCAAAAGTGATTGTTGAAGATTTGAAGGTGAACCTGATGGATAAGGAGACCAAATTGCAGAACATTTCAGAGGAGAACAAAGTGCTGAATGTGAAGATTGAGCAGAATCAGTCTAATGAAAGGGAACCTGAACTGCAAATGGAACTGAAGAAGTCAGAGGCTACTTTGGCAGATTTGAAGACAAGTTTGCTGGACAAGGAGACAGAGCTGCAGAGCATAACAGAAGAGAATGAAATGCTGAAATTGGAaatcaagaaaaaggaaacagaGAACGATAAAGTGAATGATGAAGCTGTTGCAAAAATAGAAGCTGCAAAGGCTGCAGAGAAAGAGGCATTGACTAAGCTTGGTTATTTAACAGAGGAAGCAGATAAAAACAGTAGAAGAGCAGAAAGAGTGACTGAGCAGCTGGATGCAACACAGGCTGCAAATTCAGAACTGGAGGCTGAATTAAGGAGATTGAAGGTGCAGTCAGATCAGTGGAGAAAGGCAGCTGAGGCAGCTGCTGCCATGCTCTCAACAGGAAATAACGGCAAAATTGTAGAAAGAACAGGATCTCTGGACAACAACTACCACACAATTGGTGCAAGGATAGGTTCACCCTGCTCAGAGGACATGGATGATGATTCACCcaagaagaaaaatgggaacATGCTGAAGAAGATTGGGGTCTTGTGGAAGAAAGGCCAGAAGTAG
- the LOC100260197 gene encoding mitochondrial import inner membrane translocase subunit TIM14-1, which yields MGTPLVAGLAVAAAALAGRYGIQAWQAFKARPPTLRKFYEGGFQPTMTRREAALILGIRESTPADKVKEAHRKVMVANHPDAGGSHYLASKINEAKDMMLGKTRGSESAF from the exons ATG GGTACACCATTGGTAGCAGGACTTGCAGTTGCTGCTGCTGCTCTTGCTGGTAGATATGGAATTCAGGCTTGGCAAGCATTCAAGGCAAGACCACCTACATTACGCAAGTTTTATGAAGGTGGTTTCCAGCCCACAATGACAAGGAGGGAAGCAGCTCTTATTCTTGGAATCAG GGAAAGCACTCCAGCAGATAAGGTCAAGGAAGCACATAGGAAGGTGATGGTTGCAAATCACCCTGATGCAGGTGGCAGCCATTACCTTGCCTCAAAAATTAATGAAGCAAAGGATATGATGCTTGGAAAGACCAGAGGAAGTGAGTCAGCCTTTTGA